The sequence AAGAGGACCGCCGGATCGAAGTCTGCCTGTACGCTGGTCTCGAGGTGATCGATCGTCACGTCGTTCGCGGCGGCGTTGATGGTGATACCGACGTTGATACAGGCCGCGAGTGCCGAGAGGGCCGCTTCGACCGGTTCCAGCCGGTCGGTCGGGTCGACCCAGCCGCCGGCCTCGAGCACTTCCTTCCAGCCGCCGTAGGGAAGGGTGTACTCCCGGGTTTCCCGGGTGATCGTCTCGCCACCGAGGTCGTAGTCGTCGATCTTCGCCAGACTGTGGGCCGCTGTCCCCTCGTAGGTCGCCCTCGCGCCGAGGCCGAGTTGAACTGCCGCTGGCTCTTCGGCCGCGTGTTCGGCGAACCCCTCGAGTGTCTCGAGGTCAATTCCGTGTGCGATGTGCATTTCGTCGGTCATGTGTCTCGCCCCCTGCAACCTGTGCTACGAACTGCCACGACTTCTAGCTATTTCGTGACGAATATCCAGTTTCTGGTGGAGTTTCACCGGCTGCAACCGAGTCACTGGTTGCAGTTTTCGCACCTGCCGCCAGCGAACGCTCCCGGTCACCGTCGGGGCGGCGTGGCCCGATTCCCTGCAGACAGCGTGTGGGGTCGACCCGGTGTCGGCACCGAACGTCCGACCGAGTAGCCGATCGCTCGAGTGAGTCACTCGAGGGGGCGCGGTGGGTCGAACGGTCGGGCAGTGGCCGCGTACCGATCGTAGACGGTGTTTGCCCACTCGCGAATCGTCGGATCGTCGGTATCGACCATCGCCTGCACCGTTCCACTTTCCTCTTCGTAGGCGGTGACGACGACGCGTTCGTCGAGGAGCCCGGTTCCGTACGCTGGAAGGTCCTGGGCTTCTAGGACGGTGAAATTCTCCTGCTCGAGCAGTTTCGAACACTGCTCGGGATACGTCGAGACGAAGTACGCGTGGCAGTTCGGTCGGTCGATCAGTGTCACGTCGACGCCCTCGTCGATCCGTCTGCACAGGTGGTCGAACGATGGATCCATCAACGCAACCTCCGGCCGGAGAAACCGTATCGTGGACGTCTGCTCGAGCAACGACTTGAATCGGTCGACCGGCCGGTACGGAGCGTCGGGTTCCGCGACCGTGATCGTGAGCCCGGTCCACGTCTCGACCGGAGCCTCGCGTATCTCGTCGGGCAGCCAGTGCCAGTTGTCACGCACCATCTGTTCGGTTTCGACGAGGTCGAGCAGGTCGCTCATTCCGGCGGCGACCGTCTCTCCCAGTCGCGTCGCCGCGTACTCGTAGCCCTCTTTGTGGACCCAGTGTCGGTCCTCGAACTCGGCCAGCGTTCGTCGCATCGTCGACGATGACACTTCGGTTAACTCACAGAGTTCGGGGCGACCGCGTGGGCGTTCGGTCAGCGCGAGGAGAGCCGGAACACGGTGTTCGGACCGGGCCAGATAGGCGATGTCGCCAATCGGCGAATCGGGCGTACGGAACGCTGTGCTATTCGGACCCATGGTGGGAGTACACGACAGGGAGCGAAAACGGTTGGCCTACCCGTTCGAAAATCGACCGTCTTTATTCGCGCCGGCACGTTCGTGGTGGTATGAACGCAGACGCCGTCGTGTTAGACGTCGACGGAGTGCTCGTCGACGTCGCCGACTCCTACCGCCGAGCGATCGTCGAGTCCGTCGAGGTCGTCTACGACCGGACGATCCGCACGGAGGACATCCAGCAGTTCAAGGACGCAGGCGGGTTCAACAACGACTGGGAACTCACCTACGCGGCCGCGCTGTACGTCCTCGCGGCCGGCGAGGGGTACGCCGCCTCGATCGACGAGTATACCAACTCCATCGCCGAGTCCGGCGGCGGACTCGACGCTGCCGAGACCGTCGTCCGGGACGCGATCGGCGCGCAGGCGTTCCAGCGCGTCGACGGTCGCTGGGACCGCGAGCGCCTGCGCGACGTCTTCCAGCAGCTGTACCTCGGGGCCGACCTCTACCGCGGCATCGAGGGCGGCGAACCAGACCGCGAGACTCGCGGGTTCATCCACGACGAACCCGTCCTGCTCGAGGCCGACGCCCGGGATGCGCTGCTCGCCGAGTACGACGTCGGAATCCTGACGGGGCGTCCGGAAGCCGAGGCCGAGATCGCCCTCGAGCGCGTGGGACTGGACGACGAAATCCCGCTCGAACACCGCTTTACGATGGACGACTGGGAGGAGGGTAAGCCCCACCCGCGCGCGCTGATGACGCTCGCCGAGCGGTTCGACGCCGACTCGGTCGCGTTCGTCGGCGACACGCTCGACGACGTGCGGACGGCCGTCAACGCGAGCGAGGAAGACCCGGGCCGCGAATACGGGGGAATCGGCGTTCTCACGGGCGGCCTCACCGGTGACGACGGTCGAGATAAGTACGAGGCTGAGGGCGCTGCCGCGGTCCTCGAGTCGGTCAACGAGGTTCCGGGCTGGCTCGAGGGCTGACCGACCGGTTCCGGATTCAGTCTCCTTTCTGACACTCCTCTGGGGCGACCGTACCCTTGCTCGTCACGTCGATACTATCATCAATTTGAATATAAACAAAAGCGAGTTATTCTAGGCACTGAATTACCAGTGTATGAAGCTCGCGACAATCGGCGTCGGTAACGCCGGGAGCAAGATCATCGACCGGATGCTCGAGTTCGAACAGGAGACCGGTCGAAACCTCTGCCGTCACGTTCTCGTTATCAACTCTGCTCGCACTGACCTCGCCAAGCCAGATTACGTCCCCGAAGATCGCCGCGTGCTGATCGGCGACACCCACCAGAAGGCCAAGGGCCACGGCGTTGGCGGCGACGTCGAGGTCGGCGCGGAGGTCGCGAAACACGACATCGACGAGATCCGCCGCGCGTTCGACGACGTCGAGATCCACGAGGTCGACGCCATCCTCGTCGCCGCGGGGCTGGGCGGCGGCACCGGCAGCGGTGCCGGCCCGGTCGTCATCGACGAACTCCAGAAGATGTACGACGAGCCGGTCTACGGACTGGGCATCCTCCCCGGCGAGTACGAGGGCGGCCGGCCCGCGCTCAACGCCGCCCGCTCGCTCCAGTCGTTCGTCACCAAGGTGGACAACTTCATCGCCTTCGACAACGACGCCTGGCGCTCCCGCGGCCAGACGATCGAGGAGGGCTACGAGGAGATGAACCGCGAACTCGCCGTCCGAATCGTCACCCTGCTCGCCGCCGGCGAGATCGACGAGACCGAGGTCGCCGAGAACGCCATGGACTCGAGTGACATCATGCGGACGCTCGACACCGACGGCGTCTCCTCGATCGGCTACGCTTCCACGCGGATCGAACAGGACGGCGAGGGCTTACTCGACCGATTCCGCGAGGAACGCGACGATCCCGGCGAGGCGACCGACGCGGCGAAGATCAAGGGCCTCGTTCGTCGGGCGGTCAACTCCCGGCTCACGCTCCCGTGTGAGATCTCGAGTGCCGATCGGGCGCTGATCGTCCTCTCCGGCCCGTCGGAACTCATCTCCCGCAAGGGGATCGAGAGCGCTCGCCAGTGGTTAGAAGACGCGGCTGACACCGTCGACATCCTCGCAGGCGACGACCCCCGGCCGAACGCCGACGAACTCGCGGCGGTCGTCCTCCTCTCGAACGTCACCGAGACGCCGCGGATCAAGGAGATCCAGAGTCAGGCCGTCGACGCCCAGGACAAGATCGAGGAACTCGAGGCCGTCCGTGAACAGGAGATCGAGGACCTGATCACCGACGACGACGACAAACTGGACCCCGTCGTCTGATCGCCGAGTCATGCGAGGAGATCTATGAAACTCGCGTTCGTCGGCGTCGGTGGTGCCGGCACCCGGATCGTCGACCGCCTGCTCGCTCGCGAGGCCGAGACCGACCGGACCGTCAGCAGGGGCAACGCCATCGTCTTCGACACTGCCGAACCCGGCGACGCGTTCCGGGGCGTCGAACACGTTCCCGAGGAGTGTCGGGTCACCTTCGGCGACGTCCACCCCGACGTCGGCCCCGCGGGTACCGGCGGCAATCCGGACCTCGGCGTCGCCGCGGCCCGCGAGGACGTCTACGAACTCCGCCGGGCGTTCGACGCCCTCGAGTTCACCGACGTCGACGGCGCGGTACTCGTCGCGGGGCTGGCCGGGGGGACCGGTGGCGGCGCAGGGGCCGTCTTGCTCGAGGAACTGCAGGAAGTCTGTGACGACCCGGTGTACGCGCTGGCGGTGTTGCCGTCGGCCGACGAACCCGCCGGCCGGGCGCTGACCGCCGCGCGATCGCTCCAGTCGTTCGTCCGCATCGCCGACAACGTGGTCTGTTTCGACAACGAAGCCTGGGACTCCGAAATCGGCCCGCTCGAGGATCTCGAGTCCCGGACGCTCTCCTACGAGGAGTCGGTCGATGCAGACGCCGAGTCGACCGACGACTCGAGTCCAGCCGTCGACGCTGACGCCGATGCCGACGCCGACTCGAGAGGGCCCTCGAGCGACGTCGCCAGCGACGACCCCGACGCCGAGGACGACTCACCGCCCCACCCCTACGAGACGGTCAATCGCGCCGCAGCCGACCGCCTCCTCTCGATCCTCGGAGCGGGCGAACTCGAGTCGATGACTATCGCCGAAAACCGGATCGACGCCAGCGACGTCGCGCGAACGCTCGAGACCGGCGGCGTCTCGACGATCGGGCAGGCGACGCTCGAACTCGAGCAGCGCCAGCGAGCACCCGACTGGCTGCCGGTTCCCTCGTGGTTGCCCGCGTCGTTCCGGGGGTGGCTCACGGATTCGCCCGAGGACTCTGGACCGACCGACGCCGCGAGGGTCAAGGACCTCGTCCAGCGGGCCGTCGAGTCCCGGCTCACCGTTCCGTGCGCCGTCGACAGCGCCGATCGCACGCTGATCGTCCTCTCCGGGCCGCCGTCGTCTGTCTCCCGGAAGGGATTCGAGAGCGCCCGCCACTGGCTCGAGGGAGAAGCCGACACCGTCGACGTGATGGCCGGCGACGAACCGCGAGACGCCGCAGAACTCACCGCGACCGTCTTGCTCTCGAACGTCACCGAGGTCCCGCCGGTCGAGGCCGTACAAGAGCGGGCACTCGAGGCGCTCGAACTCCTCGAGGACCGTGACGGCAGGAAGTCGACCGCGAATGCGGACGATGCCGCCGGAGAGAACGAGTTCATCTGGTAACTCCCGGGGCCCACCCGTTTTTTGCCCGTGGTCGCCGTAGCCTGCTGGCGAGTCATGCCTGACTTCTCCTGTGACCCCGGCCTGCCCGGTGTCCCGACGTCGCCCTGGCTCGCGAGCACGCTCGAGGGCGACGACGCAGACGACTTCCACGAGACGGACCTGCGAGATGGGGCCGACGACGGCGACAGTGATCGGGTCGCCGACGCCGGGGAACCACAACTCGAGGGGATCGAATCGGCCGACGTGGCCGTGATCGGTGCCGGCATCGCGGGGCTCTCGACGGCGATCGAACTCCGGGAGCGAGGGCAGTCGGTCGTCGTCCTCGAGCGCGACCGGGTGGCAACGGGGGTCACGGGGAAGTCGACGGCGAAGCTGACGAGTCAGCACGGACAGATCTACGACCACCTGCGGTCGGAGTTCGGCCCGCAGGCGGCCCGTCGGTACGGCCAGCTTCAGGAGCGGGCGATCGACACGGTCGAGCAACGGATCGAGGACCTCGGGATCGACGCCGGTTTCGAGCGGGTCCCCTCCTACCTCTACGGGAACGATCCGGGACCGCTCGAGCGGGAGGCGAAGGCAGCCCAGGCGGCGGGGCTCGAGGCCACCTACGTGACGTCGGTACCGCCGTTCGAGCGGGCGGAGGCGGCGGTGCGATTCGACGAGCAGGCGTGGTTTCACCCGCGCCGGTACCTGTGTGCGATCGCCGACGAACTGCGGGCCGACGAGGAGGCGACGATCTACGAGCGAACGCGGGTCACCGACCTCGATCCCGGCCAGCCCAACCGGGTGTACACCCGCGACGGCGTCGTCCACGCTCGACAGGTCGTCCTCGCGACGGGGTTCCCGCTGCTCGACCGGGCGGGCTACTTCGCGCGGATGCACCCGAAGCGCTCGTACGTCCTCGGTCTGGAACTCGAGGGGCCGCATCCGGAGGGGATGTACTACCGATCCGGCGAGAACTACCGCTCGGTCCGGAGTTACCGGGGGGACGATGGCGACCTCCTGCTCGTCGGCGGCG is a genomic window of Natrarchaeobaculum aegyptiacum containing:
- a CDS encoding tubulin/FtsZ family protein, yielding MKLAFVGVGGAGTRIVDRLLAREAETDRTVSRGNAIVFDTAEPGDAFRGVEHVPEECRVTFGDVHPDVGPAGTGGNPDLGVAAAREDVYELRRAFDALEFTDVDGAVLVAGLAGGTGGGAGAVLLEELQEVCDDPVYALAVLPSADEPAGRALTAARSLQSFVRIADNVVCFDNEAWDSEIGPLEDLESRTLSYEESVDADAESTDDSSPAVDADADADADSRGPSSDVASDDPDAEDDSPPHPYETVNRAAADRLLSILGAGELESMTIAENRIDASDVARTLETGGVSTIGQATLELEQRQRAPDWLPVPSWLPASFRGWLTDSPEDSGPTDAARVKDLVQRAVESRLTVPCAVDSADRTLIVLSGPPSSVSRKGFESARHWLEGEADTVDVMAGDEPRDAAELTATVLLSNVTEVPPVEAVQERALEALELLEDRDGRKSTANADDAAGENEFIW
- a CDS encoding helix-turn-helix transcriptional regulator, which encodes MGPNSTAFRTPDSPIGDIAYLARSEHRVPALLALTERPRGRPELCELTEVSSSTMRRTLAEFEDRHWVHKEGYEYAATRLGETVAAGMSDLLDLVETEQMVRDNWHWLPDEIREAPVETWTGLTITVAEPDAPYRPVDRFKSLLEQTSTIRFLRPEVALMDPSFDHLCRRIDEGVDVTLIDRPNCHAYFVSTYPEQCSKLLEQENFTVLEAQDLPAYGTGLLDERVVVTAYEEESGTVQAMVDTDDPTIREWANTVYDRYAATARPFDPPRPLE
- a CDS encoding tubulin/FtsZ family protein — protein: MKLATIGVGNAGSKIIDRMLEFEQETGRNLCRHVLVINSARTDLAKPDYVPEDRRVLIGDTHQKAKGHGVGGDVEVGAEVAKHDIDEIRRAFDDVEIHEVDAILVAAGLGGGTGSGAGPVVIDELQKMYDEPVYGLGILPGEYEGGRPALNAARSLQSFVTKVDNFIAFDNDAWRSRGQTIEEGYEEMNRELAVRIVTLLAAGEIDETEVAENAMDSSDIMRTLDTDGVSSIGYASTRIEQDGEGLLDRFREERDDPGEATDAAKIKGLVRRAVNSRLTLPCEISSADRALIVLSGPSELISRKGIESARQWLEDAADTVDILAGDDPRPNADELAAVVLLSNVTETPRIKEIQSQAVDAQDKIEELEAVREQEIEDLITDDDDKLDPVV
- a CDS encoding TIGR01548 family HAD-type hydrolase translates to MNADAVVLDVDGVLVDVADSYRRAIVESVEVVYDRTIRTEDIQQFKDAGGFNNDWELTYAAALYVLAAGEGYAASIDEYTNSIAESGGGLDAAETVVRDAIGAQAFQRVDGRWDRERLRDVFQQLYLGADLYRGIEGGEPDRETRGFIHDEPVLLEADARDALLAEYDVGILTGRPEAEAEIALERVGLDDEIPLEHRFTMDDWEEGKPHPRALMTLAERFDADSVAFVGDTLDDVRTAVNASEEDPGREYGGIGVLTGGLTGDDGRDKYEAEGAAAVLESVNEVPGWLEG
- a CDS encoding OsmC family protein, whose protein sequence is MTDEMHIAHGIDLETLEGFAEHAAEEPAAVQLGLGARATYEGTAAHSLAKIDDYDLGGETITRETREYTLPYGGWKEVLEAGGWVDPTDRLEPVEAALSALAACINVGITINAAANDVTIDHLETSVQADFDPAVLFSLADLGESASVFENLTADVRIEGPDLEPEQIDEWARRAPVYTLVSLEQDVEMTIDTPAQVAGDD
- a CDS encoding FAD-dependent oxidoreductase — its product is MPDFSCDPGLPGVPTSPWLASTLEGDDADDFHETDLRDGADDGDSDRVADAGEPQLEGIESADVAVIGAGIAGLSTAIELRERGQSVVVLERDRVATGVTGKSTAKLTSQHGQIYDHLRSEFGPQAARRYGQLQERAIDTVEQRIEDLGIDAGFERVPSYLYGNDPGPLEREAKAAQAAGLEATYVTSVPPFERAEAAVRFDEQAWFHPRRYLCAIADELRADEEATIYERTRVTDLDPGQPNRVYTRDGVVHARQVVLATGFPLLDRAGYFARMHPKRSYVLGLELEGPHPEGMYYRSGENYRSVRSYRGDDGDLLLVGGENHKTGQGGSTAQRYRRLLRWARERFSVDSVAYHWSTQDYVSADRVPLVGRAGPGTSTVYVATGFRGWGMTNGVAAGRLLARLCTGERPPAADLFRPLRFTPKPALGSTITENADVASQFLTDWARALVSSSPPPLDPGEGQVVREGGTPVAYARDEDGQTHAVSAVCSHMACLVEWNDAECSWDCPCHGSRFSPDGAVLEGPATDDLSDRDPPER